One Brachyspira sp. SAP_772 genomic window, TTAGGTATGGCCTATGGAATATTAATGAAGGCAAAGGGTTTTAGTACTTTTCTTGCTATGTTTATGAGTATGGCCGCCTACTGTGGAAGTATGCAGTATGTTGCTATAAATTATTTGTTTTTAGCTCCTTTTAATCCTATATATGCTTTTATATTAACATTAACAGTAAACT contains:
- a CDS encoding AzlC family ABC transporter permease, which encodes MNKEELVSTLKYAFPKTIPVLIGYLFLGMAYGILMKAKGFSTFLAMFMSMAAYCGSMQYVAINYLFLAPFNPIYAFILTLTVN